From a region of the Acidimicrobiales bacterium genome:
- the gcvP gene encoding aminomethyl-transferring glycine dehydrogenase, with product MNQIPLISQLSDEAAFIGRHIGPSDDDIAQMLSYLGYDSLEALIDAAVPGGIRTNSVLNVPAPTSELEALARLRAKADRNVVNTSLIGMGYHDTFTPSVIVRRLLESPAWYTAYTPYQPEISQGRLEALLNFQTMVSDLAGLDMANASLLDEGTAAAEAMTLARRSTKSTSNAFFVDSDCHPQTIDVVKTRAEPLGIDVVVGNPLTDLDAASVYGVLLQFPGSSGQVTPVGELADLVERVHHAGGLVAVAADLLALTLLTPPGEWGADIVVGSSQRFGVPLGFGGPHAGFMAVRDAYRRSMPGRLVGVSVDSAGRPAMRLSLQTREQHIRREKATSNICTAQVLLAVIASMYAVYHGPDGLTRIATRVHRLASVLAKGLADAGYEIVNDHWFDTITVRVPDRAQAIEWAARDQGINLRRTGDDLIGISLDETTDSAIVRGVWRAFGVDRAVIEIESSAPDGLPEGSARTSPFLTHEVFHSYRSETDMLRYMRRLSDKDVALDRAMIPLGSCTMKLNATTEMEPITWPEFGRMHPFAPLDQAAGYMQMIRELETLLIEITGYDAISLQPNAGSQGEFAGLLAIREYHKANGDHERNVCLIPESAHGTNAASAVMAGMRVVVVGCDDFGNIDIDDLKAKIHQHGDAVGALMITYPSTHGVFEESVREVCSLVHAAGGQVYVDGANMNALVGVAPPGEWGGDVSHLNLHKTFAIPHGGGGPGVGPVACKAHLAPFLPNHPVVAEAGPATGPGAISAAPWGSAGVLPISWMYITLMGAEGLVRATQVAILNANYIAKRLADSYPVLYTGPNNLVAHECIIDIRPLHEVSNADVAKRLIDYGFHAPTMSFPVPGTLMIEPTESESLTEIDRFCDAMISIRGEIDKIRSGQWPADDNPLVNAPHPALDLLGGEWSHAYSREEAAYPVEGLRSDKYWVPVSRIDEAYGDRHLVCSCPDPRAFEEADL from the coding sequence GTGAACCAGATTCCACTCATCAGCCAGCTCTCCGACGAGGCCGCCTTCATCGGCCGACACATCGGGCCCTCCGACGACGACATCGCCCAGATGCTGTCGTACCTGGGATACGACTCGCTCGAAGCACTCATCGACGCCGCTGTGCCCGGGGGCATACGCACCAACTCGGTGCTGAACGTCCCCGCGCCCACCAGCGAACTCGAGGCCCTGGCCAGGCTGCGCGCCAAGGCCGACCGCAACGTGGTCAACACCTCGCTCATCGGCATGGGCTACCACGACACCTTCACCCCCAGCGTCATAGTCAGGCGCCTGCTCGAGTCGCCGGCCTGGTACACCGCGTACACGCCATATCAGCCCGAGATCAGCCAGGGTCGTCTGGAGGCACTGCTGAACTTCCAGACGATGGTGTCTGACCTGGCGGGGCTCGACATGGCAAACGCTTCGCTGCTCGACGAGGGCACCGCCGCAGCCGAGGCAATGACCTTGGCCAGACGGTCGACCAAGTCGACGTCGAACGCATTCTTCGTCGACTCCGATTGTCATCCCCAGACCATCGACGTGGTCAAGACCCGGGCCGAGCCACTGGGCATCGATGTGGTGGTCGGCAACCCGCTTACCGACCTGGATGCCGCGTCGGTCTATGGCGTGTTGTTGCAGTTCCCTGGCTCGTCGGGCCAGGTCACCCCCGTGGGCGAACTGGCAGATCTGGTCGAGCGTGTGCATCATGCGGGAGGCCTGGTCGCGGTGGCCGCAGACCTGCTGGCGTTGACGTTGCTGACCCCTCCTGGCGAGTGGGGCGCAGACATCGTCGTCGGCTCGTCGCAGAGGTTTGGCGTGCCGTTGGGATTCGGCGGGCCACATGCGGGCTTCATGGCCGTTCGCGACGCCTACCGTCGCTCGATGCCGGGCCGTCTGGTCGGTGTGTCTGTCGATTCGGCGGGCCGCCCGGCAATGCGCCTTTCGTTGCAGACCCGAGAGCAGCACATACGCCGCGAGAAGGCCACGTCCAACATCTGCACGGCCCAGGTGCTGCTGGCCGTCATCGCCTCGATGTACGCCGTCTATCACGGCCCGGACGGGCTCACCCGCATCGCGACGCGGGTGCACCGGCTCGCCTCGGTGTTGGCCAAGGGCCTGGCCGACGCCGGCTACGAGATAGTGAACGACCACTGGTTCGACACCATCACCGTCAGGGTCCCCGACCGGGCTCAGGCCATCGAGTGGGCCGCACGCGACCAGGGCATCAACCTTCGCCGAACCGGAGACGACCTCATCGGCATCAGCCTCGATGAGACCACCGACTCAGCCATCGTCCGCGGCGTGTGGAGGGCCTTCGGGGTCGACCGGGCCGTGATCGAGATCGAATCGTCGGCCCCCGACGGGCTGCCCGAGGGCTCAGCTCGCACATCGCCGTTCCTCACCCACGAGGTGTTCCACAGCTATCGCTCTGAAACAGACATGTTGCGCTACATGCGCCGCCTGTCGGACAAGGACGTCGCTCTCGACCGGGCGATGATCCCGCTGGGCAGCTGCACCATGAAGCTGAACGCCACCACCGAGATGGAGCCCATCACATGGCCCGAGTTCGGGCGGATGCACCCCTTCGCTCCGCTCGACCAGGCGGCCGGCTACATGCAGATGATCCGCGAGCTCGAGACCCTGCTGATCGAGATCACCGGCTACGACGCGATCAGCCTGCAACCAAACGCCGGCTCGCAGGGCGAGTTCGCCGGGCTGCTGGCCATTCGTGAGTATCACAAGGCCAACGGCGATCACGAGCGAAACGTGTGCCTGATCCCCGAGTCGGCGCACGGAACCAATGCCGCGTCCGCCGTGATGGCTGGCATGCGGGTGGTCGTGGTGGGTTGCGACGACTTCGGCAACATCGACATAGACGACCTGAAGGCCAAGATTCACCAGCACGGCGATGCCGTCGGCGCCCTGATGATCACCTACCCCTCGACCCACGGCGTGTTCGAGGAGTCGGTGCGCGAGGTGTGTTCTCTGGTGCACGCAGCGGGCGGCCAGGTATATGTCGACGGCGCCAACATGAACGCCCTGGTGGGCGTGGCGCCTCCCGGCGAGTGGGGCGGCGATGTGAGCCACCTGAACCTGCACAAGACCTTCGCCATCCCCCACGGCGGTGGCGGCCCGGGTGTGGGCCCGGTGGCGTGCAAGGCCCACCTGGCCCCGTTCCTGCCCAACCATCCGGTCGTCGCCGAGGCCGGGCCAGCCACCGGGCCCGGTGCAATCTCGGCCGCCCCGTGGGGTTCGGCCGGCGTGCTGCCGATCTCGTGGATGTACATCACCCTGATGGGTGCCGAGGGCTTGGTTCGCGCCACCCAGGTGGCCATCCTCAACGCCAACTACATAGCCAAACGGCTGGCCGACTCGTACCCGGTTCTGTACACGGGCCCCAACAACCTCGTGGCCCACGAGTGCATCATCGACATCAGGCCGCTGCACGAGGTGTCGAACGCCGACGTCGCCAAGCGTCTGATCGACTATGGCTTCCACGCCCCCACCATGTCGTTCCCGGTGCCCGGCACCTTGATGATCGAGCCGACCGAGAGCGAGAGCCTCACCGAGATCGACCGCTTCTGCGATGCCATGATCTCTATCCGCGGCGAGATCGACAAGATCCGCTCGGGCCAATGGCCGGCCGACGACAACCCGCTTGTCAACGCCCCACACCCGGCGCTCGACCTGCTGGGCGGCGAGTGGTCGCATGCCTATTCGCGAGAAGAGGCCGCGTATCCGGTCGAGGGGCTTCGCAGCGACAAGTACTGGGTGCCTGTCAGCCGTATCGACGAGGCCTACGGCGACCGCCACCTGGTGTGCTCGTGCCCCGACCCGAGGGCCTTCGAGGAAGCCGACCTGTGA
- a CDS encoding PaaI family thioesterase — MSEEPQYGYFPLGEFLGMSLETVSDGVVAEIDIGPKHLNPNGVAHGGVIFTMLDTAMGKATMEVIPDGCFCATIEIQTRFLRPLMPGPCVAKVTVTKPGRTIVHLGGEVFDAAERLVATASGSFSVITP, encoded by the coding sequence GTGAGCGAAGAACCCCAATACGGCTACTTCCCGCTTGGTGAGTTCCTGGGGATGAGCCTCGAGACGGTCTCAGACGGTGTGGTCGCCGAGATCGACATCGGGCCCAAACACCTGAACCCCAACGGGGTGGCTCATGGGGGCGTCATCTTCACGATGCTCGACACGGCCATGGGCAAGGCGACCATGGAGGTGATTCCCGATGGCTGCTTCTGCGCGACCATCGAGATCCAGACCCGATTCCTGCGTCCACTGATGCCGGGACCATGCGTAGCAAAGGTCACCGTTACCAAGCCGGGCCGCACCATCGTCCACCTGGGTGGCGAGGTGTTCGACGCGGCCGAACGGCTGGTGGCCACGGCTTCGGGGTCGTTCAGCGTGATCACGCCCTAG
- a CDS encoding Fic family protein yields the protein MSTAWPALSYEKREWTPSSASMMSRTQQRRHRGPYLAAVVPEIAGVDSLDLDTETLARADDASAAIARFDESFGSDLTPFAAILLRTESVASSQIENLTSSARAIALAELDGGRANAAVIVSNTRAMQAAIRLADELDAQAIIETQRVLLEASAPTHVGGWRDQQVWIGGRPFGPHQADFVPPHHDRVPDAMDDLVAFLDRDDLPVLAQAAIGHAQFETIHPFPDGNGRTGRAILHALLRSKGLTRSVNVPISAGLLTDVGAYFGALGSYRAGDPNPIVALVADAAFLAIQNGTTLVSNLRALRAGWHQRVNARADSAVWTVADLVLRQPVIDSNVVRAEAGVAPVNARRAIERLAQAGVLSEITGNRRDRKWAAPEVLDELDAFAARAGRRGGA from the coding sequence ATGAGCACCGCTTGGCCCGCACTCTCATACGAAAAGCGCGAGTGGACGCCATCTTCGGCCTCGATGATGTCGCGCACCCAACAGCGGCGCCACCGAGGACCATACCTGGCGGCCGTGGTGCCCGAGATAGCCGGCGTCGATTCGCTGGATCTCGACACCGAGACCCTGGCCCGCGCCGACGACGCCTCGGCGGCCATCGCCCGCTTCGACGAATCTTTCGGTTCGGACCTGACCCCCTTTGCGGCGATCCTGCTGCGGACCGAGTCGGTGGCATCGAGCCAGATCGAGAACCTGACCTCGTCGGCCAGAGCCATAGCCCTGGCCGAACTCGACGGCGGCAGGGCCAATGCGGCGGTGATCGTCTCGAACACCCGCGCCATGCAGGCCGCCATCAGGCTGGCAGACGAGCTGGATGCGCAGGCGATTATCGAAACCCAGCGGGTTCTGCTGGAGGCCAGCGCACCCACCCACGTCGGGGGCTGGCGCGACCAACAGGTTTGGATAGGCGGACGTCCGTTCGGTCCTCACCAGGCCGACTTCGTGCCTCCGCATCACGATCGCGTTCCCGATGCGATGGACGACCTGGTCGCGTTCTTGGACCGAGACGATCTGCCCGTTTTGGCCCAGGCCGCGATCGGCCACGCCCAGTTCGAGACGATTCACCCGTTCCCCGACGGCAACGGGCGCACGGGCCGCGCGATTCTGCACGCCCTGTTGCGGTCGAAGGGACTGACCCGGTCGGTGAACGTGCCGATATCGGCGGGCCTGCTGACCGATGTCGGTGCCTATTTCGGGGCCCTGGGCAGCTACCGCGCCGGCGATCCCAACCCAATCGTGGCCTTGGTGGCCGACGCCGCGTTTCTGGCCATCCAGAACGGAACCACCCTGGTCAGCAACCTGAGGGCCCTGCGCGCCGGATGGCACCAACGCGTCAACGCCCGTGCCGATTCGGCGGTGTGGACCGTGGCAGATCTGGTGCTGCGTCAGCCGGTCATCGATAGCAATGTGGTGCGGGCCGAAGCCGGTGTTGCCCCGGTGAATGCCCGCCGCGCCATAGAGCGACTGGCCCAGGCCGGCGTGTTGTCGGAGATCACCGGCAACCGCCGCGACCGCAAATGGGCCGCGCCCGAGGTTCTCGACGAACTGGACGCCTTCGCCGCCCGGGCCGGACGCAGAGGTGGCGCCTGA
- a CDS encoding enoyl-CoA hydratase-related protein — protein sequence MGDYSTSERDGNLFIITINRPDVMNALHPPANAELAGLFDEFQNDPDLWVAIITGAGDRAFSAGNDLKYQAGGGDRSAMPATGFGGITSRWDLDKPVIAAVNGVAMGGGFELALACDLIIASDNARFALPEPKVGLAALAGGVHRLPRQIGLKRAMGMMLTARHVSAAEGLELGFVNEVTTQDRLIERAREWASMILACSPMSIRATKQAAMLGLNEPGVQAAHERSYPAVKALRESEDFIEGPRAFAQKRSPEWKGR from the coding sequence ATGGGCGACTACTCCACCTCCGAACGCGACGGCAACCTCTTCATCATCACCATCAACCGACCCGATGTGATGAATGCGCTGCACCCGCCGGCCAACGCCGAGCTGGCAGGCCTGTTCGACGAGTTCCAGAACGACCCCGACCTGTGGGTGGCCATCATCACCGGCGCCGGCGACCGGGCGTTCTCGGCAGGCAACGACCTCAAGTACCAGGCCGGCGGCGGCGACCGGTCGGCCATGCCGGCCACCGGTTTTGGCGGCATCACCTCGCGCTGGGACCTCGACAAGCCGGTGATAGCCGCCGTGAACGGCGTGGCCATGGGCGGCGGCTTCGAGCTGGCGCTGGCGTGCGACCTCATCATCGCGTCCGACAACGCCCGGTTCGCCCTGCCAGAACCCAAGGTCGGGCTGGCAGCGCTGGCCGGCGGTGTGCACCGTCTCCCCCGCCAGATCGGCCTCAAGCGGGCCATGGGCATGATGCTGACCGCCAGGCATGTTTCGGCGGCCGAAGGCCTCGAGCTCGGCTTCGTCAACGAGGTGACCACCCAAGATCGCCTCATCGAGCGGGCACGCGAGTGGGCGTCGATGATCCTGGCATGCTCACCGATGTCGATTCGTGCCACCAAGCAGGCGGCGATGCTGGGCCTGAACGAGCCCGGCGTGCAGGCAGCCCACGAACGCAGCTACCCGGCCGTTAAGGCCCTGCGCGAGTCAGAGGACTTCATCGAGGGGCCCCGCGCCTTCGCCCAGAAGCGATCGCCCGAGTGGAAGGGCCGCTAG